A genomic region of Bdellovibrionales bacterium contains the following coding sequences:
- a CDS encoding ATP-binding cassette domain-containing protein: protein MIEVRDLSKVYGDRTAIDRLNFSIAKGEVVGFLGPNGAGKSTTMKIITGYMAPSSGSVKVADYDVFEYPLEVKRRIGYLPETPPVYGDMFVRDYLHYVARLRGVESAKLKSMVDAALEKTNLQDVRDRLIQNLSKGFKQRVGLAQALVSDPEILILDEPTVGLDPKQVAEMRKLIYGLKGQHTIVLSTHILPEVQANCERIIIINRGRIVAEDSMAGLSKRMSGGQKLVIRIRRASPATEKSLKTVAGVSHVKAEGNVLQVDFDGREETTEAIAHRLVTDGVGLLEMKAMSMDLEDIFIQLTSDRIEDGIQGGVQ from the coding sequence ATGATCGAAGTGCGAGATCTTTCGAAGGTTTATGGCGATCGCACTGCCATCGACCGCTTAAATTTTTCCATCGCGAAGGGCGAGGTTGTCGGCTTTCTGGGGCCGAATGGGGCCGGTAAGTCTACGACAATGAAAATCATTACGGGATATATGGCACCATCTTCCGGATCCGTCAAAGTTGCGGATTACGATGTGTTCGAATACCCCCTCGAAGTCAAACGACGCATTGGGTATTTGCCAGAAACTCCACCCGTTTATGGTGATATGTTTGTGAGGGATTATCTGCATTATGTGGCTCGGCTTCGCGGAGTTGAATCTGCAAAGCTAAAGAGTATGGTTGATGCGGCTCTCGAAAAGACAAACTTGCAAGATGTTCGTGATCGCTTGATACAAAATCTATCGAAAGGTTTTAAACAAAGAGTTGGATTGGCTCAGGCCTTAGTGTCTGACCCAGAGATTCTTATTTTGGATGAACCGACGGTTGGTCTTGATCCCAAGCAGGTTGCAGAGATGCGCAAGTTGATCTATGGCCTCAAGGGACAACACACCATTGTCTTGTCCACTCATATTCTCCCTGAAGTGCAAGCCAATTGCGAACGCATTATCATTATTAATCGTGGCAGGATTGTGGCGGAAGACTCCATGGCGGGTCTTTCAAAAAGAATGTCCGGGGGACAGAAGCTTGTTATTAGGATCCGACGAGCTTCACCTGCAACAGAAAAATCCTTAAAGACAGTTGCTGGCGTATCTCATGTGAAGGCCGAAGGAAATGTTTTGCAGGTTGATTTCGATGGACGTGAAGAAACGACCGAGGCGATTGCTCACCGCTTGGTGACCGATGGTGTAGGGCTGCTTGAAATGAAGGCCATGAGCATGGATCTTGAGGATATTTTTATCCAGTTAACTTCCGATCGTATTGAAGACGGAATTCAGGGAGGTGTACAATGA
- a CDS encoding DUF429 domain-containing protein: MKAHHFSGLALGGGKTDKSCLAFVEYYHNHNKIFLSQLYSRIGSEKELSADHLLIKLLSDGRHLEFLAIDTPLKLPKCLRCRLRCPGYESCAEPEIKWMWKFYREKNQRKRPAKLFTPYTERCAELYISSGLEEEFHPPHALGSNMAPLTARALFLQRRLSIPMIEVYPKLSLWRIGRTLGLAKSHLRFHKHSVGGEESREAIIDQLIKMNIAFIYEQDAKTMIEFAPAFDAFVCALTAVLKYKGQTEPRPKGFPKADAWIEYPKEKIHW, translated from the coding sequence ATGAAAGCTCATCATTTTTCTGGCCTTGCGCTTGGAGGGGGAAAAACGGACAAGAGTTGTTTGGCGTTTGTAGAATACTATCACAACCACAATAAGATTTTTCTGAGCCAATTGTATTCAAGGATTGGATCTGAAAAGGAACTCTCCGCTGATCATTTACTGATAAAATTATTATCTGATGGCAGGCACCTTGAATTCTTGGCCATCGATACTCCTCTTAAATTGCCCAAGTGTTTGCGGTGTCGCTTGAGGTGCCCTGGATATGAAAGTTGTGCTGAACCTGAGATTAAATGGATGTGGAAGTTCTATCGTGAGAAGAATCAGCGCAAGCGTCCGGCGAAGCTCTTTACTCCCTATACCGAACGATGTGCCGAGCTTTATATTTCTTCAGGTCTCGAAGAGGAGTTCCATCCTCCCCATGCTTTGGGCTCCAACATGGCCCCTTTGACAGCTCGAGCTCTTTTTTTGCAAAGAAGACTTTCGATTCCTATGATCGAAGTTTATCCAAAGCTTTCTTTGTGGAGAATCGGGAGGACTTTGGGTCTTGCTAAGTCTCACCTTCGTTTTCACAAGCATTCGGTTGGAGGGGAGGAGAGTCGTGAGGCGATCATTGACCAGCTCATAAAAATGAACATTGCCTTTATTTATGAGCAGGATGCCAAGACAATGATCGAGTTTGCGCCAGCTTTTGATGCCTTTGTGTGCGCTTTGACAGCAGTTCTCAAATACAAGGGTCAGACGGAGCCAAGGCCCAAGGGATTTCCAAAAGCTGATGCCTGGATCGAATATCCCAAAGAAAAAATTCACTGGTAA
- a CDS encoding cation:proton antiporter: MDNGIVLLIVGIFYFFAHALTWFFKATRVPDVLILVFVGLLIGPILKLAIPADFGRMGSVVTVVALAIILFESGTKLKLSSLGQNLPATMAITFVTAIVTMGLLAIGSLPFLGGDWSLALLTGAILSGTSSAVVIPMVQSLKVGEKTQTILVLESALTDVICIVLTFAFVDALATGDMSLIGVSVRVLKSLGFAAILGIGGGLIWLLIWDKVRKIPSSVFTTIAFAFILYGLAELMNLSGAISTLCFGITLANFPVLFKKANWPTIAVRESEFYEEIVFMMKTFFFIFLGISIQISGLHIVAVSLLLVVLLYFLRIWITRFTLPPKGVSQKDAMVAAVMIPKGLAPAVLVSLVIQKGVAQSETIQAFVFSVVILSIIITALLIPLTETGFLARLYQRILGNFPSS, translated from the coding sequence ATCGACAACGGAATCGTTTTACTTATCGTTGGAATCTTTTATTTTTTTGCCCATGCCCTGACTTGGTTTTTTAAGGCTACCAGAGTGCCAGACGTCTTGATCTTAGTATTCGTTGGTCTCCTGATCGGTCCAATCCTAAAACTGGCGATTCCAGCAGATTTTGGCAGAATGGGATCCGTCGTGACGGTAGTGGCATTGGCCATCATCCTTTTTGAAAGCGGTACTAAATTAAAACTGTCTTCGCTTGGGCAGAACCTCCCCGCGACGATGGCCATTACTTTCGTGACGGCAATTGTGACCATGGGTCTTCTGGCCATTGGCTCACTGCCGTTTTTGGGCGGAGACTGGAGTTTGGCTTTACTGACGGGAGCTATTCTTTCTGGAACTTCCTCGGCAGTGGTGATCCCTATGGTTCAATCTTTAAAAGTGGGTGAGAAAACTCAAACAATTTTAGTTTTGGAATCTGCTCTTACAGATGTCATTTGTATCGTACTCACTTTTGCTTTTGTGGATGCACTTGCCACTGGGGATATGAGCTTAATAGGAGTATCGGTTAGGGTACTCAAATCCTTGGGTTTTGCTGCCATCTTAGGCATTGGTGGTGGTTTGATTTGGTTACTCATTTGGGACAAGGTGAGAAAGATCCCTAGCTCCGTCTTCACCACTATTGCTTTTGCATTTATCCTTTATGGCCTGGCAGAACTAATGAACTTGAGCGGGGCTATTTCAACCCTTTGTTTTGGGATCACCCTGGCCAATTTTCCTGTGTTATTTAAGAAAGCCAACTGGCCAACAATTGCAGTGAGAGAAAGCGAGTTTTACGAGGAAATTGTTTTTATGATGAAGACCTTCTTCTTTATTTTTCTGGGAATTTCCATTCAAATATCTGGCCTGCACATTGTGGCGGTTTCGCTGCTGCTGGTGGTCCTTCTCTATTTTCTCAGAATTTGGATCACTCGCTTTACCTTGCCACCTAAGGGCGTTAGCCAGAAGGATGCGATGGTGGCAGCAGTGATGATTCCTAAAGGCTTGGCACCGGCAGTTTTAGTGAGTCTGGTGATTCAAAAAGGAGTGGCCCAGTCCGAGACGATTCAAGCCTTCGTATTTTCCGTAGTGATTCTATCCATCATTATAACCGCGCTTTTGATTCCTTTGACTGAAACTGGCTTCCTTGCACGACTCTATCAAAGAATTTTAGGAAATTTCCCGTCCAGCTAG
- a CDS encoding Gldg family protein, with the protein MSRWAKISWLLCGLSVLILVAVRFILGGWANFLYVPLAVLVVSFGLALVLDWKFYLEFFTLRTTKHGMNMGVLIILVVALLAAVNMISVRFNKSFDLTSEKLNSLSDQSGKVIGDLKENLGIVVFYRGMQDQEPKAQMKELLAMYQDLSPKLEVRFVDAYREHLEAQNT; encoded by the coding sequence ATGAGTCGTTGGGCAAAAATTTCTTGGTTGCTTTGCGGATTGTCAGTTTTAATTTTGGTTGCCGTACGCTTTATTTTGGGCGGATGGGCCAATTTTCTTTACGTTCCACTTGCTGTGTTAGTTGTCAGTTTTGGATTGGCCTTGGTCCTTGATTGGAAATTCTATCTGGAGTTTTTCACTCTGAGGACCACGAAACACGGCATGAATATGGGAGTCCTTATTATTTTGGTGGTCGCCCTTTTGGCGGCTGTGAATATGATCAGTGTGCGGTTTAATAAATCATTTGATTTAACCAGTGAGAAGTTGAACTCGCTTTCGGATCAGTCGGGCAAAGTGATTGGGGATCTCAAGGAGAATCTTGGGATTGTTGTTTTTTATCGGGGGATGCAGGACCAGGAACCAAAGGCCCAGATGAAGGAGCTTTTGGCCATGTACCAGGACCTTTCTCCGAAGCTTGAGGTTCGTTTTGTCGACGCCTATCGTGAACATCTCGAGGCTCAAAATACCTGA
- a CDS encoding transposase, with translation MSTHVFRSHKTKVLSTKKRRLNPRIFELLCSGVSQRRVAKLLKISRTTVVRKFLFLAHCSRIRNQKNFDQLEPLTEIQFDDLETIEHTKCKPLSVTMIVNRADRQIIDFCVSRMPAKGLIAEISRKKYGHRPDERGPAREELFKNISSKIATNAIIHSDENPHYPPSISKWFPQATHKAHKGKRGCVAGQGELKKIGFDPLFSLNHTYAMLRANINRLIRKTWCTTKDPKRLKDHIDLYVDFHNHQII, from the coding sequence ATGTCGACGCACGTTTTCAGAAGCCACAAGACAAAAGTGCTATCGACAAAAAAGCGCCGTCTCAACCCACGAATCTTTGAACTTCTCTGCTCGGGAGTCTCACAAAGAAGGGTGGCTAAGCTCTTGAAAATCAGTCGAACCACTGTCGTTCGAAAGTTTCTCTTTCTTGCCCACTGCTCGAGAATAAGAAATCAGAAGAATTTTGATCAACTCGAGCCTCTCACTGAGATTCAGTTTGATGATCTTGAAACGATCGAGCACACAAAATGCAAACCCCTTTCGGTAACCATGATCGTGAACCGCGCCGACCGGCAGATCATTGACTTTTGTGTGAGTCGAATGCCGGCCAAGGGACTTATTGCTGAGATTTCTCGCAAAAAATACGGGCATCGCCCTGACGAAAGAGGACCGGCAAGAGAGGAGCTATTCAAAAATATTTCATCTAAGATCGCTACAAACGCAATCATTCACTCTGATGAAAATCCTCACTACCCACCATCAATATCGAAGTGGTTTCCTCAGGCCACTCACAAGGCTCACAAAGGAAAAAGGGGCTGCGTGGCCGGCCAAGGTGAGCTCAAAAAGATTGGATTTGATCCTTTATTTTCTCTTAATCACACCTACGCCATGCTCAGAGCTAATATCAATCGCCTCATCCGCAAAACCTGGTGTACAACAAAGGATCCCAAGAGGCTTAAGGATCATATAGACCTTTATGTGGATTTTCATAACCATCAGATCATCTGA
- a CDS encoding galactokinase: MEAIEVVSPTRVDLAGGTLDCWPLYNLVAPHCVTINFSLGLCSQVKLIPHTGPEIEVNLTDLNCKQNFASYSAFMASGDHRFDIIRGITEYVRPPSGFRLDTRSESPVGAGLGGSSSLTVSILKAFGKWIDRSWSTLEIVEVAHNLESKLINSPTGTQDYFPAVESGLHFIHYTADGARLETRPIPKSIFEEHMTLVYTGVPHHSGLNNWQVIKAVIEGDREVLKSLREIGRVSQDMMKCILQGNWQDIPRLFDEEFLWRVALTPFFSSPRIEELKNLVLSVGAQSVKICGAGGGGCVAVWSQPNKKGKVDSACLKSGFQILPLNLSRI, translated from the coding sequence TTGGAGGCAATTGAGGTCGTTTCACCAACGCGGGTCGACTTGGCCGGCGGCACGCTTGACTGCTGGCCGCTTTACAACCTGGTGGCACCTCATTGTGTTACAATCAATTTTTCTTTGGGCTTGTGCAGTCAAGTCAAACTCATTCCTCATACGGGTCCCGAGATTGAAGTCAATTTAACCGATTTGAACTGCAAGCAGAATTTTGCAAGCTATTCTGCGTTTATGGCCTCTGGCGATCATCGTTTTGATATCATTCGCGGAATCACTGAGTATGTGAGGCCTCCCTCTGGATTTCGATTGGATACAAGATCAGAATCTCCTGTTGGAGCTGGTCTAGGTGGGAGTTCGAGTCTGACGGTGTCGATCTTAAAGGCGTTTGGGAAATGGATTGATCGCTCTTGGTCCACTCTTGAAATTGTGGAAGTGGCTCACAATCTTGAATCAAAGCTCATCAACTCGCCGACAGGAACTCAGGATTATTTTCCGGCCGTTGAGTCAGGTCTCCACTTTATTCATTATACGGCCGATGGGGCGCGACTCGAGACGAGACCCATACCAAAGAGCATTTTTGAAGAGCATATGACTTTGGTTTATACGGGGGTCCCGCATCACAGTGGTCTTAACAACTGGCAGGTGATCAAGGCCGTTATTGAAGGAGACAGGGAGGTTCTGAAGTCATTGCGCGAAATAGGCCGAGTTTCTCAAGATATGATGAAATGCATTTTGCAAGGAAATTGGCAGGACATACCACGGCTATTCGACGAGGAATTTCTCTGGAGAGTTGCTCTCACTCCCTTTTTCTCGAGCCCTCGCATCGAAGAACTAAAAAATCTTGTTTTGTCGGTAGGAGCTCAGTCCGTGAAGATTTGTGGAGCCGGAGGAGGAGGTTGCGTAGCTGTATGGTCTCAACCGAACAAAAAAGGAAAGGTAGATTCTGCGTGCCTAAAATCGGGATTTCAAATTTTGCCTCTGAATCTTTCCAGAATCTGA
- a CDS encoding Gldg family protein — translation MTLLKQGLEDSSFQVETLNLVDRAEMPADAGILAILGPTSQILEREMDILRNFARKGGRFLVAADPGSNSNIAQLVKTFGVEFANNYLVNEFNFLAQRDAGEALGVLFDRDSDITKAFRSGNNFTAFPLASEVRKAPDASSTLKVKELVKTNEASYAVNDISKPSKPSSQRQPYTVAVSSEGRLSGGEPAPAADGDPKSPGAGDNFAAVVFGDSEFLTNGWIVQGINRDLVLNSVAYLAKESDLISVRPKKAEGTQLVMSPTTRVIVVLLGLLLPLGLLTSSGVVWFRRRGA, via the coding sequence TTGACTCTTTTAAAACAGGGACTAGAGGATTCTTCATTTCAAGTCGAAACCCTGAATCTGGTCGATCGAGCGGAAATGCCAGCGGACGCTGGCATTTTGGCCATCCTCGGGCCCACCTCTCAAATTCTTGAGCGAGAGATGGATATTTTGAGAAATTTTGCCCGAAAGGGAGGGAGGTTTTTAGTTGCCGCTGATCCCGGGAGCAATAGCAATATCGCCCAATTGGTGAAAACATTTGGGGTCGAATTTGCAAATAATTATTTGGTGAATGAATTCAATTTCCTGGCGCAAAGAGATGCGGGGGAAGCTCTAGGAGTTTTGTTTGACCGCGACAGCGACATCACAAAGGCGTTCCGATCTGGAAACAATTTTACGGCCTTCCCCTTAGCCAGTGAAGTCAGGAAGGCCCCTGATGCCTCTTCGACTTTGAAGGTCAAAGAGTTGGTTAAAACGAACGAAGCCAGTTATGCTGTGAATGACATTTCAAAACCAAGTAAACCCTCAAGCCAGAGGCAGCCTTATACCGTTGCGGTCTCGTCGGAAGGGCGGCTGAGTGGAGGAGAGCCCGCTCCTGCTGCGGATGGTGATCCTAAATCGCCGGGTGCCGGCGATAACTTTGCGGCTGTTGTTTTTGGGGACAGTGAATTCTTAACTAATGGCTGGATCGTTCAGGGAATCAATCGGGATTTGGTTTTAAATTCGGTCGCCTATTTGGCTAAGGAATCGGATCTGATCAGCGTGCGTCCCAAGAAGGCCGAAGGCACACAGTTAGTCATGTCTCCAACTACAAGGGTCATTGTGGTTTTGTTAGGCTTGCTCTTGCCGTTGGGTTTATTAACTTCGAGTGGGGTTGTTTGGTTTCGTAGGAGGGGTGCATGA
- a CDS encoding DUF4340 domain-containing protein, whose protein sequence is MKSFRSTLIFAVIVAGLLAYAIFEMRRSEEVKTAEAALDRIVKIDEKDVQELQITRPDGNLHLVRQGEALVLKAPVEDRTDSFSATSFLNSIINQNAKVLEEKNQKWADYGLETPRLKVELVSTKGVKTSYQIGSEKAFDGSNYLRDGDRLLIGSSELDTVLSKKVSEIRDKKLYHFGDLAKGLKVVSSADGVDLKLVRRDGKWIYEKDPSVVLKDDEVDRYLAEITNYRASDFVEEETTPQVLARYGLDKPQLTIELWLENEKADGPHWWLRVSKPKLGKEAFAYYSGRSTVYKVAEDTVQRLSKNLDALRNKKIPFEFKSDSVGELSLRTSLTDIRLVKKNGQWAPVQPVSGKEVDQSAVDGLLSKLNQMEARYYLGDKRKRRLGKESNSLKLADSEGKPLFEMT, encoded by the coding sequence ATGAAATCCTTTCGTTCAACTCTGATTTTTGCAGTTATAGTGGCGGGCCTTTTGGCTTACGCTATCTTTGAAATGAGGAGAAGCGAAGAAGTTAAGACGGCTGAGGCCGCACTGGACCGAATTGTTAAAATTGATGAGAAGGATGTGCAGGAGCTGCAAATCACGAGGCCCGATGGCAATCTTCATTTAGTGCGTCAGGGAGAAGCCCTCGTGCTCAAGGCTCCGGTTGAGGACAGGACGGACAGTTTCAGTGCGACGAGTTTTTTGAATTCTATTATCAATCAAAATGCCAAGGTATTAGAGGAAAAAAATCAGAAGTGGGCTGACTATGGCCTTGAGACGCCAAGGCTCAAAGTTGAGCTTGTGTCGACAAAGGGAGTGAAGACCAGCTATCAGATTGGATCAGAGAAGGCATTTGATGGTTCAAATTATCTGCGTGACGGAGATCGCCTTTTGATAGGTTCTTCTGAGCTAGATACTGTGCTCTCTAAGAAGGTGAGCGAGATTCGTGATAAGAAATTATATCATTTTGGAGATTTAGCCAAAGGCTTGAAAGTCGTTTCCTCGGCGGATGGGGTTGATCTTAAACTTGTCCGTCGTGATGGAAAGTGGATTTATGAGAAGGACCCTTCTGTTGTTTTAAAGGACGATGAAGTTGATCGGTATCTTGCTGAAATTACCAATTATCGTGCTTCGGATTTTGTTGAGGAGGAGACCACGCCACAGGTGTTGGCGCGTTACGGACTAGATAAACCACAACTCACAATTGAATTGTGGTTGGAAAACGAGAAGGCTGATGGACCGCACTGGTGGTTGAGGGTTTCCAAACCGAAACTAGGAAAAGAGGCCTTTGCCTATTATTCAGGACGTTCAACAGTTTACAAAGTGGCTGAGGATACGGTTCAGCGGCTCTCCAAAAATCTTGATGCGCTTCGGAATAAAAAGATTCCCTTTGAGTTTAAGTCGGATTCGGTCGGAGAGTTGTCTTTGCGAACAAGTTTGACGGATATTCGACTTGTAAAAAAGAATGGACAGTGGGCTCCTGTGCAGCCAGTATCCGGCAAAGAGGTCGACCAATCTGCCGTGGATGGACTGCTGTCTAAACTGAATCAGATGGAAGCACGTTATTATTTGGGTGACAAAAGGAAAAGGAGGCTCGGTAAGGAGAGTAACTCCTTGAAATTGGCGGATTCCGAGGGGAAGCCACTTTTCGAGATGACATGA
- a CDS encoding RNA polymerase sigma factor, which yields MSQQSDDELMVQIGKGDQRAFGRLFERHSGKTLGYACRLIGDRERAEDVAQEVWLKVVKAAERYEGTGNFIAWIYTLTRHTCLNMIRDQRRLFEALASEGEPENFEIPDRRELEETIMNMAEVERVKKEIDQLPDSQRLVLVAWLTEDLSYEELAAHMSISVPSLKSLLFRARRNLVVALGVSG from the coding sequence ATGAGTCAACAGAGCGATGACGAGCTAATGGTCCAAATTGGAAAGGGCGATCAACGCGCATTTGGGCGTCTATTTGAACGTCACAGTGGAAAAACTTTGGGTTACGCTTGTCGGTTGATTGGTGATCGAGAGAGAGCTGAGGATGTGGCTCAAGAAGTGTGGCTAAAAGTTGTGAAAGCGGCTGAAAGATACGAGGGCACGGGAAATTTTATCGCCTGGATCTATACTCTCACTCGCCACACTTGCTTGAATATGATCCGGGATCAACGGCGACTTTTTGAAGCCCTAGCGAGTGAAGGAGAGCCTGAGAATTTTGAAATCCCTGATCGTAGGGAGTTAGAGGAGACGATCATGAATATGGCAGAGGTTGAGCGAGTAAAAAAGGAAATTGATCAGCTGCCTGATTCACAGAGATTGGTTTTGGTGGCTTGGTTGACAGAGGATTTGAGCTATGAAGAGTTGGCCGCTCATATGAGTATTTCGGTTCCGTCACTCAAATCGCTATTGTTTCGAGCACGGAGAAATCTGGTTGTGGCCTTGGGGGTGTCGGGATGA
- a CDS encoding DUF3106 domain-containing protein, protein MMNRRNFISMSMTRLLGAGSILWTFAALAEEESTGGGGVQPPDLSSGGDASEGKTRWETLTPEQQQKAQERWEKFKSLPPERKQRILRAWHRYRKFSPERRQQMKSRWRRFQQMSPEQKQRFRQRFKKWKSLSPVKRQELRKRFLERRKGRIGGLDGLSNRSSQRGE, encoded by the coding sequence ATGATGAATCGACGTAATTTTATCTCGATGTCCATGACTCGCTTGTTAGGTGCCGGATCTATTCTTTGGACTTTCGCAGCTTTGGCTGAGGAAGAATCGACGGGGGGGGGCGGTGTCCAGCCGCCCGATCTGTCCTCTGGTGGGGATGCTTCAGAAGGGAAAACTCGCTGGGAAACATTGACACCAGAACAGCAACAAAAGGCTCAGGAGCGATGGGAGAAATTTAAATCTCTGCCTCCCGAAAGGAAACAGAGAATTCTACGTGCTTGGCACCGCTATCGCAAATTTTCTCCGGAGCGTCGCCAACAGATGAAGAGCCGATGGCGGCGCTTCCAACAAATGTCTCCGGAGCAGAAGCAGAGATTTCGTCAAAGGTTTAAAAAGTGGAAATCCCTCTCACCCGTGAAGCGTCAGGAACTCCGAAAGAGATTCCTTGAACGGCGCAAGGGACGCATCGGAGGCCTGGATGGCTTATCGAACAGAAGTTCCCAAAGAGGGGAATAA
- a CDS encoding ABC transporter permease subunit — protein sequence MIRGILTVAWKDFRVLVTSPMFLTVSGLCACIWSYNYLPQIFQFEKVAQRAFQSGGLNIHQTLFASHIARANIILIFAIPALTMRLLAEEKKMRTYDLLLTVPITAAQIAIGKFLAGFAAGLVLLSLSLIYPLGTFFISNFSLGPLFTSYLGMALVTGIYVAIGLFASSVTESVVLAVILALILNLSLWFLGQAAEMSDQATLTAVMEHISVPQQFVSFLKGTLRISSLTFFVSTLAFFVFLSERVVESSRWR from the coding sequence ATGATTCGTGGAATCTTGACGGTAGCATGGAAGGATTTTCGAGTTCTCGTAACGAGTCCCATGTTTTTGACTGTGTCTGGCTTGTGTGCGTGCATTTGGAGTTACAATTATTTGCCCCAGATTTTTCAATTCGAAAAAGTTGCTCAGAGGGCCTTTCAGTCCGGTGGCTTAAATATTCACCAGACCCTGTTCGCTTCACACATTGCTCGCGCCAATATCATCCTGATATTCGCTATTCCAGCCTTAACGATGAGGTTGTTGGCCGAAGAGAAGAAAATGAGGACCTATGATTTGCTCTTAACTGTTCCGATTACAGCAGCCCAGATTGCAATTGGAAAGTTTTTGGCTGGTTTTGCGGCTGGCTTGGTTTTGTTGAGTCTCTCGTTGATATATCCCTTGGGGACCTTTTTTATTTCGAATTTCTCGCTGGGGCCTTTGTTCACCTCGTACCTGGGTATGGCTTTGGTAACAGGAATATATGTGGCCATTGGACTTTTTGCCAGTTCGGTGACTGAGTCTGTTGTGCTTGCTGTTATTCTGGCGCTTATCCTCAACCTGTCCTTGTGGTTCTTGGGGCAGGCGGCTGAGATGTCGGATCAGGCTACATTAACAGCGGTGATGGAACACATTTCAGTTCCTCAGCAGTTTGTTTCCTTTCTCAAAGGGACTTTGCGTATCAGTTCATTGACGTTTTTTGTGAGCACTCTGGCTTTTTTTGTTTTTCTTTCTGAACGTGTTGTCGAATCTTCTCGTTGGAGGTAG